Within the Vigna angularis cultivar LongXiaoDou No.4 chromosome 10, ASM1680809v1, whole genome shotgun sequence genome, the region atgcgtgcgatcacacatgtacATAACCAATACAGTGGTTTATTAACAGAATACAGTGGTTTATTAACAGAATTCAAGAAACATGTATGTGAAAAATCTTCAAAAGAGTGGTCCAAATCTTAACAGTAGTGTGTCCAAACTCGTATTAAACTCTTAACAGTGTGTGCAAATCTTAACACATTTCTAAACTTTTTGAAATGAACAACAAAGATAAGAAAATGAAGTGCTTCCACAACATTAAaagtcttttattttattctaataaataattagtataatatgtttttcataattCTAATTGTAAAATTTGAGACTTGTtcagaaaataatgaaaaatatgtttttcataattCTATTTAGATCGATAATATTTATAGGATTATTGATGACatcattaatttgaattatagtgattatggtatttatttgataaagattaacaaatataatttattaaataattagataTATAAATGACGAATTAACTAAATGGCGAAGTATCAATGGTTAAGTAAccttaaaaattatcaatagaAAAAAGCCAGgtaaaaacatgtaataataatttcattaggcttaattaatttagaaagagtaaagaataaaaaaaaaaaagatttcttGATTTTTCATCATTCAATAAAATTTGACAATTATGCTAAatgcctaaaagtcagttttttttcgaatggtgacccctgttcaccggCTTGAGTAGCTGTGTTATACTTTATGTACAAATTCcaaatttctctcgggtaatcgtttacaggggtcctgtaaacgattaccagccccttttttcagcactctcactcattccttgcacaacttgatcctccaactcatgaggggtctccccagcctccttggactcacatcacatcaccacccaccctctcccaccagtggaacacctgcaccagcctcagacaggtgcagaagtgcctaaaagtcactttttttgccaatggtgacctgtgttcacctgactgagtacctgtgttggactttcaatacaaattcccaatttctcactggtaatcgtttacagatgtcctgtaaacgattaccagccctttttttcagcactctcactcattccttgcacaggttgctccaccaactcatgaggggtctccccagcctccttggactcacatcacatcaccacccaccctctcccaccattggaacacctgcaccagcctcagacaggtgcagaagtgcctaaaagtcactttttttgccaatggtgacctgtgttcacctgactgagtacctgtgttggattttctgtacaaattggcaatttctaccgggtaatcgtttacaggggtgctgtaaacgattaccagccctttttttcagcactctcactcattccttgcacaggttgctccaccaactcatgaggggtctccccagcctccttggactcacatcacatcaccacccaccctctcccaccattggaacacctgcaccagcctcagacaggtgcagaagtgcctaaaagtcactttttttgccaatggtgacctgtgctCACCTGACTGTGTACCTGTGTTGGCCTTTCTAtacaaattcccaatttctctcgggtaatggtttacaggggtcctgtaaacaATTACCAGCCCTttttttcagcactctcactcattctttgcacagcttgctcctccaactcatgaggggtcaccccacactccttggactcacatcacatcaccagccaccctctcccaccattggaacacctgcaccagcctcagacaggtgcagaagtgcctaaaagtcactttttttgccaatggtgacctgtgttcatctgactgagtacctgtgttggactttctgtacaaattggcaatttctctcgggtcATCGTTTACAGGggccctgtaaacgattaccaaaGCCCTTTTTGaacactctcactcattccttgcacaggttgctccaccaactcatgaggggtctccccaccctccttggactcaaatcacatcaccagccaccctctcccaccactggaacacctgcacaagcctcagacaggtgcacaCTAccataaaagtcagttttttttccaatggtgacctgtgttcacctgactgagtacctgtgttgaactttctgtacaaattggcaatttcaatcgggtaatcgtttacaggggtgctgtaaacgattaccagagcccTTTTTGaacactctcactcattccttgcacaggttgctccaccaactcatgaggggtgtCCCCACcatccttggactcacatcacatcaccagccaccctctcccaccattggaacacctgcaccagcctcagacaggtgcagaagttcctaaaagtcactttttttgcCAATgctgacctgtgttcacctgactgagtacctgtgttggagtttttgtacaaattggcaatttctaccgggtaatcgtttacacgggtgctgtaaacgattactaGCCCTttttttcagcactctcactcattccttgcacagcttgctcctccaactcatgaggggtctccccagcctccttggactcacatcacatcaccacccaccctctcccaccattggaacacctgcaccagcctcagacaggtggagaagtgcctaaaagtcactttttttgccaatggtgacctgtgctCACCTGACTGTGTACCTGTGTTGGCCTTTCTGCACAAATTCctaatttctctcgggtaatggtttacaggggtcctgtaaacaTTTACCAGCCCTttttttcagcactctcactcattctttgcacagcttgctcctccaactcatgaggggtcaccccacactccttggactcacatcacatcaccagccaccctctcccaccattggaacacctgcaccagcctcagacaggtgcagaagtgcctaaaagtcactttttttgccaatggtgacctgtgttcatctgactgagtacctgtgttggactttctgtacaaattggcaatttctctcgggtcATCGTTTACAGGggccctgtaaacgattaccaaaGCCCTTTTTGaacactctcactcattccttgcacaggttgctccaccaactcatgaggggtctccccaccctccttggactcaaatcacatcaccagccaccctctcccaccactggaacacctgcacaagcctcagacaggtgcacaTTAccataaaagtcagttttttttccaatggtgacctgtgttcacctgactgagtacctgtgttggactttctgtacaaattggcaatttttaccgggtaatcgtttacaggggtgctgtaaaggattaccagagccttttttcagcagtctcactcattccttgcacagcttgctcctccaactcatgaggggtctccccaccctccttggcctcacatcacatcaccatgcaccctctcccaccactggaacacctgcacaagcctcagacaggtgcagattagcataaaagtcagttttttgtccaatggtgacctgtgttcatctgactgagtacctgtgttggactttctgtacaaattggcaatttctgtcgggtaatcgtttacagggatcctgtaaacgattaccagagcctTTTTTTAGCAGTCttactcattccttgcacacctctctcctccaactcatgaggggtctccccaccctcctttgcctcacatcacatcaccatgcACCCtatcccaccactggaacacctgcacaagcctcagacagttgtagaagtgcctaaaagtcacttttttttccaatggtgacctgtgttcatctgactgagtacctgtgttggactttctgtacaaattggcaatttctctcgggtaatcgtttacagggggcctgtaaacgattaccagcctcttttttcagcagtctcactcattccttgcacaccttggtcctccaactcatgaggggtctccccaccctccttggactcacatcacatcacatgTTACTCAAAATGACCACTCAAACACCAACATGTTACAAACAAGCCTGCAACTTaggagacaaaaaaaatgacGACATTCTGAAATCGATAAACCCTCAACTGATAATAACAATGGTATTGAATAGATAAAATATGAGACCAATTCAaaccaaaactcaaattttatttcattgaaccAAATCGGATACATTGaacattgttttcttaatctatttacaatgattacaattttcattactttccaaataacattttcaatcaactaaatacacagatcactcattttttattctaagcactacggtcccggtgtatggagtcctaagtgctcttcccttgtaacgccttcgtgatcCAACCCTAACATACGTCTTCAAAGGTTGTTCATTTCTGTCAATGTCAGTAGGGGATACAAAACCAGTGTTCACAGATGGTTCTGTACGAGGCACACTTTGTCCAACGTCATCTTTATTTTGCCTTCTTGCCTTCTCTTCAGCCAATTGTGCCTCCAAAGTTGCAACCCtccttttaagttcttcaattagaaattcttgttCATCTAAGGCACGCATAAAAGTTTCTCTGCGAATTCTTTTTTGTTCCTTCTTTCCTCTTGCTTTAGCATCCTTTCTTTTAGGTGTTGGTCTGTTTTCCTCCTTATCCTTCGTTGAAGGACCACCATAAACATCGTCAACAACCTGAAATTTAACAACACATTACAGATTACACAACTTTGGTCAATATAtgaaaacataacaaaactttcGATAACAAACAACTTACCAAACCTGTCTCCATACACCGTTTAACGAACTTGTCTCCAACACTTATATTCATCCAATGCAATATTCGTGGAAATTTATCAATAGGACCTTTTGGTGGAACAAACAGCTCAAAAAACCATACCTAAGACAAATAAATCATCTTAACTTGTAACAAACTTAATTCAAATAACAATTTAAGTAAGTACATCAAATACTATTAATTACCTGCAGCATGTACACACAACCGTTGACGTAAACGTTTGAAATACCTTTGCCTTTCTTCAAGCCTTTTgaagctttgcacaaactatGTAACAGAAAACGATAAACTAGACTACCCCAACAATAACTACCCAAAGCACTTAAGTTGTCAACAACATTAAACATTACGGGAAACACTTTCCCGCTacgttttggaaataaaatctcACTTATCCCTACCAGGAGGTAAAGGCTACAAAAATGAGAACAAGgaatcttcttctttttgttttcgcATTAGAATTTTGTATATTGAATTCAATTCCTTTGTTCCTTTGCCTATGTATTTCACACATTCACTATTGCCCACCTCTTCCTTTAAGTTAATGTTTGCACCATCTGTACTCAGTCCCAACcctaaataaatatcattttcatttatattcaaaactttattccCAACTATAAAACCACTACTACAGTCGTCCCACTTACCCAATAACTCACTCAGTATATTTCTACCTACTTTAACATTGACATTCACATCTAAAAACCAAGCAAATGGAGTTGTCGCAATCAATGATCGATGCTCCTTTGTTaagcgttcgttcaaagtacatatatactttgtcgAAAAAGAGTGACGAACACTCAACTgcataaaccaaaatcaaatcatcaaaacaacGAAACCCAATAACCCAAGCACCACAACACAACGATACGAACCCCAAACATTAACCCAAATCAAATAACCATGCTACGAGATGCCCAAACCGAATAACCAAGCTACGACATGGAATGGAAAACCACTTACCTTAGTCGTCGGACAATCGTCACCGGAACTTGCCATTACGCACGATAATAGGAGACCAAACTGGCCGGAGACAACACGATGCAAATGGAACGAAGCGAGACGAAACGCGACCTTCGACCTCTGAAACGCGACCTTCGACCTCTCAAGAGAACGGACCTTCGTTTGCAATGGAACAGAGAAAGGGAAAGGGGTATTTTAGGATTTTCACTCAAAATAAGGGTTACGGTCAtacgttttaaaaaaaaaaaaatttaaccgaACCAATGAGGTGGcgacacgtggcgttgtcaaaatagtgttaaaattctgttgttggaatatcgcgGTCCTTGCAACAAAGTTTCTTTTCGTCGCTGTTTTGGGCTCTTCCTTTTACTTGCTTTTGATGACAAAACGAAGAGAGCAACGAAGCTATGATTGTGTTGCGGATCTAGATAATGTGAGCGATAAAAATGTCTCGATACACTCAAATATTATGTTTATCAGTCCCATCAAccgaaaaacaacaaaatataaaaggtttaatcctttactacatccctatttatgtacgaatttctcaattgggtcctcattttttaaagtgtatcaaaatggtccttaattttgaaaattgagatcaattgagtcctttccgttaagttggctggacggcgttaaaaaaattgatgagtggatgctgagatgacgaacgaacgctcgtccaccagcgaacgaacgctcgttcaccagcgaacgaacgctcgtccaccagcggacgaacgctcgtcgaccaccgaacgaacggtcgtccagtgtggaacgaacggttgtccagtagtaagaggtcgacgagcgttcgttcgctggtggacgagcgttcgttcgctggtggacgagcgttcgttcgctggtggatgagcgttcgttcgctggtggacgagcgttcgttcgctggtggacgagcgttcgttcgctggtggacgagcgttcgttcgctggtggacgagcgttcgtttgtcATCTCAGCAttactcatcaatttttttaacgccgtccagccaacttaacggaaaggactcaattgatatgaattttcaaaattaaggaccattttgatacactttaaaaaacgaggacccaattgagaaattcgtacataaataggaaTGTAGTAAAGGATTAAACCAATATAAAACTGAAAACAAGAGCCGTTGTAATTCAACTTGAGTTGTCAATGATTCagaatatgaatatatatatatatatatatttatatatatatatatatatatatatatatatatatatatatatatatatgtatgtatgcttatctcataattataataatttggaattattttatatatctcttatataaactaaaatcaatataatatatattctttgaaatatattaaaatataaactatttgatcattttattactattattcaCTTTTAATAAAACGTAAGATGAATGATTACAgtgataaattataatttagcgttataattaataaaaatattttttacaaaattattaaataaaaattcaacataaagaaaaattgttattattggaCAAAGTTATAACTATCTAGatcaaaatttctattttataaatttccaGTTACATCTCTTTCCTACTCTCattaaattcttatttattttttcttcatgttCATTTTTCTATGTTGCATTCTTACACATAAGATGAAGTTGtattataaaactttatttaatgtttacTAACACAAAATAAGTTTAGCTAATTTACGTGGAATCAATAGATATTAGACGTGAAATATAtgtgacatttttataaataatttgtctaAATTTATAATGGGAGGATCAAACGTAAATGGCTTAAAAAAACACTAGcgtctcttttattttcattttctcattcaTTATGTGCAAACGGAAACGCAAACAATATTCTCGACGACAACTTGATTTTAGACAACTATAAGACTTTCATTGATGTTTGAAGCTtgcattttcttcctttttggtGTGTGATGCACTAAGAAACTTACTTTCTCATATAATTTTCGACATTGAAGTTTGTTTTATTCACCTTCTTTATTTATCTTGGTCTATGTGTGATGAAGCATGAACACTGCTTCATTTTTCAGATTTTCTACCTTTCTATTGTTATTACTTCATTTTTCAgattttctatctttctattgtTGGCATATGTGCTTGTGTGATGAAGCATGATTTTCACTTGTTGGCCTattagatgaagaaaaagaatgagagcgaggagaaggagaaaaagaagaagaaggaggctgaagagggaaagaaagagaagaagaagaaaacagagaagaaaaagaagaaatttcatgtagatttgagaaaaaaaaacataaaaaatttatgtatgttGTTACAACATATTTAAACTTATGTCTTCCGCAACTACGTCTGATTTACAACTAGACTTATCAATTTTCCCCCTTACATGGTTTGGCCATGATCCACATAGGTTGTCGCTTGCATGACCAAAATGTCCGTCATTGAAAAGGTCCATGAAGCCAAAATGTCCACAAAAGTTATGTAGGCTAAGGCTAGTCAATGGGccttttttgaaaaaaagaaatattcattttgaatacaagaaaagtgcaattaactcctaatttgtCGTAAAtctaattgtttttaatttgtcaaaaaattatatataaaaattttagtCAGATTAACATAGACTTTGTAAAAGGTTTTAATAAACTTTGTTACTTGTTTATATAGGAAAATTACACAACAACATACGTTTGAAATCTTTGattggttaaatatatttaattttccttcgtaaacatatttttaaagtatataagatagtcatttaattttgttgtgcGAAAAATTCATCTCCATCAAAACTAAATAAGATATCTTAATtggaaagtttaaaataatgaatttatgaataataagtttatggattgttttattatatgttgtttatttcttttttcttttctttaatgaatggcttaaatttatacttaaattctaccaattatttatttttcacattttaacTAGACCTCATGTTTCTCAACTGTGTTTAAGACTTTATCACAATCTATTACATATTACTTTATTAAATGCTATAAATTTTCTTCTctaagaaattgataaaattaataaatagattaTACTGTattaactatatattatatattttatttaattacataataataagtatgatataaaaatataataaaattaaaacatattagattatctaataaaatatataattttatatgtgtaCATAAATGATAATGTTTCTAAGAGTTAATTAAAGTATGTAAGAGGACTAACCATCTTAATCTTGACTTTAACTCACTCGAGAGAGGGCTTTAGGGGGTTGGGGCTTTTATTTTGGCCCCCACTTGAGGGGAccttctaaaaaaaaaaaggttttaagGATGGACTAGTGCTAGTGCATGGATCATGGATCAAGTTAACAACTTTACCTACAAAAGTCATAAAAAGTCTTTTTTATGTTAGTGGTCTCTAGATTCAGGGGAAATCTCTAGATTCTTAGAAGTTCATCTTAGGAGTCCATATTTACATTCATCTTGTCATAGTAGATGATTACTAGAGGAAAATATGGATCTATCCTCAAAATACCAAGAATGAAGCCCCTACGAATTTCAAAAGTTGGAAGCGTTTAGTAGAAAACTAAACCAATAAGATAGTCAAActatttagaatttataatgatcttaaattattttcaaaattatttcacacCTTATGCAAGGAGAATGCCATAGGCATTAGACAAGAGCAAGAACTCCATAATAGAATGGCTTAATAGAAAGATTCAATAggactattataaaaaaagagtGAGATGCATGTTGCGAAATGTTGGAGTTCCAAATGTGTTTTAGGTTGAAGATGCTTTTACTTCTTCCTACTTAATCAACAAATGTCCCTTGACAGCTTTGTTGATAATGACTCCTAAGAAAATATAGTCAAAATAATGCTTTGACCATTATTGCATGAGAATCTTTGACTTTATTGCCTATGCTCACATGAAGTAAGGAAAATTGGATGCACAAGTTATGAAGTGCATAATTCAAGGTTATTTAGAAGATGTGAAGGGATATCGTCTATGGTGTCTTAAGCTAAGTTTCAAGAAGTTTATCATAAGGGGAGACATTGTCTTTAGTGAAACTGAAATAGCTGATAAGCTAGTAGTTTCAAATGTAAGCATGAAGGTAGTGATGATAGTGAGAAGGCTAAGATGGTGGAGTATGGGAAAGACAAAATGCTGAATTTCATactgttgagactttggcaagtgtaccaaatcgttctaagtaataaaaccggtaagaccggatatcgtttcccaagagacttgtgtcaccaaacaatcgtataatttccaactaacttagactaaagaatgcttcataatttgtgtttttgtgcaatcaaagtaaacatgaaacataattgataaaagtgatcttagatactcaaacacttggaaatggaaagattagcaatgatatggaatggtattgttgggggtatgatttcacctacttcattcttatgtatagaaaatcacttcctcttcattaatatgccaatgtcaatctactaaattactcaaacccaatcccttggtagagagagcctagacttccttattaggctccaatcccttggaagacctaacaattatttccgcattaagaattgagatctaagacaaccaaaggtcataattctatccctagatactatttcctttaggtgtttaatccaagtccagatttacccaacatttcccaatatcaagcaaaccctaaaatcatgtaatGGGTAGCAACTTcgcaacaagcattaagaaaaggaattaaacactaacaatcaatgaaagaggcataaattcattcaaaacatagtagtttacataagatttcagtggctacatcaatcccccaacaataatgaaactaactttccatgaatggagagctcaagcttacaacaatggtggaaatggaagaaggaagaagacccaaggatgaagaaggactgttcccacagctcctagctcgcctccaagagctccaattgagagaaaccgtgtttgggcagccaaagatcctttccccttcgcgttttagggttaaatagactgtctgccacatcagtaaaaatcGCGCCTGGCGCCCTCTCTGtttcgcgcccaggcgcgatcTTCTCGCAAAAACTGCG harbors:
- the LOC128194449 gene encoding uncharacterized protein LOC128194449; amino-acid sequence: MFNVVDNLSALGSYCWGSLVYRFLLHSLCKASKGLKKGKGISNVYVNGCVYMLQVWFFELFVPPKGPIDKFPRILHWMNISVGDKFVKRCMETGLVVDDVYGGPSTKDKEENRPTPKRKDAKARGKKEQKRIRRETFMRALDEQEFLIEELKRRVATLEAQLAEEKARRQNKDDVGQSVPRTEPSVNTGFVSPTDIDRNEQPLKTCSSGGIGCMVM